ACAAGCTTGTAAAGCAGTGTTCACATTAACCTCAGCAAAAACTTTTAGGATTCAAGGTATGAGGCAAAAGTCATAATGGTTGTCAGGTTCAGGAGTTTGGAAGCGCATATAGTGCCTCATCTGCTGTTCCCTAGTCTTTCTCTTGATTTCCATCATCTGCCCTACAAACCTTTCTACATCATCTCTCACTTCATTGTGCTCAATATGCCTATTAGGTATGGCCCATCGAAAATTAGGGACAAGTCGCCTAACTCGCCCCCGCCTGATATTTCCTCCAGGCTTCTGGCCTTCACCCCCTCCCAAATGGCGGGATTCTTCTTCATTCGGCA
This genomic stretch from Chlorocebus sabaeus isolate Y175 chromosome X, mChlSab1.0.hap1, whole genome shotgun sequence harbors:
- the BEX4 gene encoding protein BEX4, with the protein product MESKEELAANNLNGKNAQQENDGGEQAPMPNEEESRHLGGGEGQKPGGNIRRGRVRRLVPNFRWAIPNRHIEHNEVRDDVERFVGQMMEIKRKTREQQMRHYMRFQTPEPDNHYDFCLIP